The bacterium nucleotide sequence TAAAGCTCAAGCCCGGCGAGAGACCCTATCATGCCGTGCTTGCGGAGGCATATCGTGCTTGCGGAGATATCAAGCGGGCAAATGCGCACCGTCGGTTCGCGGAAGATATGGATCATTATGATGCAGCCAACCTGGCTGTAGCGAGACGTGGAAGTGAGGGGACTGATTGAGTCTGGATTTTCGAGTAATTGAGGTAGGTTTGCTGCAGATCAACTGCTACCTGCTTTGGGATGTGGAGACAAAGAAAGCGGCAATAATCGATCCTGGTGACGACACAGATATCATAATCGACAACATCAAGGCGCTTGATCTTGATGTGGAGTGGATACTACTGACGCATGGCCATTTCGACCATACCTTCCGTGTGGGTGAGCTAACTGACAGCTATGATGTCAAAATAGCCCTGAACCCTCTCGACCTGCCCATGTTAGGCCAAAGCCTTGGTTTGGGCGAGCCGTTTTACAATTTTTCCGAGTATGTGCCCTTCACCGTCACTGATCTCATTAACGAGGGTGACGAAATTCATCTTGGCGGATCCACAATACATGTGCTTCACACACCTGGCCACTCCCAGGGCGGTGTGTGTTATGTAACTGATATAGGGGTATTTTGCGGCGACACGATATTTGCCGGCAGTGTCGGGCGAAGTGATCTTCCCAGTGGGTCGCATGAGCAGCTAATCGAGTCGATCAGGGCAAAGATAATGCCTCTCGACGATTCGACTCCTCTATTTCCCGGTCATGGGCCGTCGACAACCCTAGGTGCTGAGCGCAGGTCGAACCCGTATTTATAGAAAACATAGATTGACAAGACCGGTTTGGTTTTGGTAATATTTAGCAGAAATCAGCCGTGCCGAAGTGGCGGAATGGCAGACGCGCATGGTTCAGGACCATGTGTCCGCAAGGACGTGCGGGTTCAACTCCCGCCTTCGGCACCAAATGGGCTGATTTTGAACTCAAATCTTCCACTGCACAGATATCCGGCGATCCATGGGCACTTCCTGAAACTATGTGATCGACCATTTTTTGATATGTGTCACATGACGTCGAATATCGCAAAAAACTCCAACTCCACAAACCTGACCATTATATTCAGACAGCTTTTCTTAACTAATGCAAGAGTTTGTAATGAATCTG carries:
- a CDS encoding MBL fold metallo-hydrolase gives rise to the protein MSLDFRVIEVGLLQINCYLLWDVETKKAAIIDPGDDTDIIIDNIKALDLDVEWILLTHGHFDHTFRVGELTDSYDVKIALNPLDLPMLGQSLGLGEPFYNFSEYVPFTVTDLINEGDEIHLGGSTIHVLHTPGHSQGGVCYVTDIGVFCGDTIFAGSVGRSDLPSGSHEQLIESIRAKIMPLDDSTPLFPGHGPSTTLGAERRSNPYL